One region of Sardina pilchardus chromosome 18, fSarPil1.1, whole genome shotgun sequence genomic DNA includes:
- the LOC134063992 gene encoding zinc transporter ZIP9, with protein MDGAIAIILISVAMFVGCFILGMIPLLIRLSEEKLQFVSVFGAGLLCGTALAVIIPEGVELMESSSREYVCSKMAAIANSSGSGPELVAGKGLSPHFLIGVSLVIGFTLMFVVDQIGSYCSIHDPRTGVSNSTSVTATLGLVIHAAADGVALGAAAASSQVSVQVIVFFAVILHKAPAAFGLVSFLMHAGLERRQIQSHLLAFSAAAPVLAISTYFILSATGGSPQHRLSATGIGLLFSAGTFLYVATVHVLPEISNRGQHQSNHLHHHAGTGAYQQGGLGILESLTLIIGAGLPVLLALGLPDD; from the exons ATGGACGGGGCAATTGCAATTATTTTGATATCAGTGGCTATGTTCGTAGGATGTTTTATATTGGGCATGATACCCCTCTTAATCCGACTTTCAGAG GAAAAGCTGCAGTTTGTCAGTGTATTCGGGGCAGGGCTCCTATGTGGCACAGCTCTTGCTGTTATAATTCCTGAAGGGGTGGAGTTGATGGAGAGTTCATCAAGAG AGTATGTCTGCTCCAAGATGGCAGCCATTGCTAACTCTAGTGGCTCTGGCCCTGAGCTGGTCGCCGGGAAAGGCCTGTCACCCCACTTCCTCATCGGCGTCTCCCTGGTGATCGGCTTCACGCTCATGTTTGTGGTGGACCAGATAGGCAGCTACTGCTCCATACATG ATCCTCGAACAGGCGTGTCCAACAGCACGAGTGTCACAGCCACCTTGGGACTTGTGATTCATGCAGCAG CGGACGGAGTGGCCTTGGGTGCGGCAGCGGCCTCGTCACAGGTGTCTGTGCAAGTCATCGTCTTCTTCGCAGTAATTCTGCACAAG GCTCCGGCTGCGTTCGGCCTGGTGTCCTTCCTGATGCATGCAGGGCTGGAGCGCAGGCAGATCCAGAGCCACCTCCTGGCCTTCTCCGCCGCCGCCCCTGTGCTGGCCATCAGCACCTACTTCATCCTCAGCGCC ACTGGAGGATCACCTCAGCATCGTTTAAGTGCTACTGGAATTGGATTGTTGTTCTCAGCTGGAACTTTCCTGTATGTTGCAACGGTACATGTACTCCCAGAGATCAGCAACAGGGGGCAGCACCAATCCAACCATCTCCACCACCATGCAGGAACAGGAGCCTACCAGCAGGGGGGGCTAGGGATTCTAGAGAGTCTCACGCTCATTATTGGAGCTGGACTTCCTGTACTACTCGCCCTTGGATTGCCTGATGATTGA